The following are from one region of the Quercus robur chromosome 1, dhQueRobu3.1, whole genome shotgun sequence genome:
- the LOC126714129 gene encoding uncharacterized protein LOC126714129 — translation MSSSTGNGSTTSGFYHAGDGHLCTLENCALRTSRKAGNYGRRFVGCSQFNVGPKCGFFQWVDNETCKSDRERISMLENELQLANQREMTTKEMEERCNRRERETHELYVEIREKLKRVRESERLYKMTLVLSWLFFIFVMLLLCFASVNNNVRARNLNLP, via the exons ATGTCTTCATCAACTGGCAATGGCTCTACAACTAGTGGTTTCTACCATGCTGGAGATGGTCATTTATGTACCCTTGAGAATTGTGCCCTAAGAACAAGTCGAAAAGCTGGTAACTATGGAAGAAGATTTGTTGGTTGTAGTCAATTTAAT GTTGGTCCCAAATGTGGCTTCTTTCAGTGGGTAGATAACGAAACTTGTAAGAGTGACCGTGAAAGGATAAGTATGCTTGAGAATGAATTGCAGCTTGCAAATCAGAGAGAAATGACAACTAAGGAAATGGAAGAAAGATGTAACCGGAGGGAAAGAGAAACTCATGAGCTTTATGTAGAAATTAGAGAGAAACTTAAGAGagttagagagagtgagagattgtaCAAGATGACATTAGTTTTGTCatggttatttttcatttttgtaatgttgttgttgtgttttgccTCAGTGAACAATAATGTAAGAGCGAGGAACCTTAATCTGCCATAA